One genomic region from Jilunia laotingensis encodes:
- a CDS encoding electron transfer flavoprotein subunit alpha/FixB family protein produces MNNLFVYCEIEEGIIADVSLELLTKGRSLANQLGCQLEAVVIGTGLKDIEKQILPYGVDKLHVFDGEGLYPYTSLPHTSVLVNLFKEEQPQICLMGATVIGRDLGPRVSSALTSGLTADCTSLEIGDHEDKKEGKTYKNLLYQIRPAFGGNIVATIVNPEHRPQMATVREGVMKKAILNPEYKGEVVRHDVKNYVADTDYVVKVIERHVEKAKNNLKGSPIIISGGYGVGSKENFDLLFDLAKVLNAEVGASRAAVDAGFIDHDRQIGQTGVTVRPKLYIACGISGQIQHIAGMQESGIIISINNDPEAPINKIADYVINGTIEEVVPKMIKYYKQNSK; encoded by the coding sequence ATGAACAACTTATTTGTATATTGCGAAATAGAAGAAGGTATCATCGCAGACGTAAGCCTTGAACTTCTGACCAAAGGCCGTTCGTTAGCTAACCAACTGGGTTGCCAGCTCGAAGCCGTTGTCATCGGAACCGGTCTCAAAGATATCGAAAAACAAATCCTTCCATACGGTGTGGACAAATTACACGTATTCGATGGAGAAGGACTTTACCCTTATACTTCCCTCCCACACACCTCCGTCCTGGTGAATCTGTTCAAAGAAGAACAACCGCAAATCTGCCTGATGGGTGCAACCGTTATCGGTCGCGACTTGGGTCCACGCGTTTCTTCCGCACTGACCAGCGGTCTGACTGCCGACTGCACTTCACTGGAAATCGGTGACCACGAAGATAAGAAAGAAGGAAAGACTTACAAGAACCTGTTATACCAGATTCGTCCGGCTTTCGGTGGTAACATCGTTGCCACCATCGTCAATCCCGAACATCGTCCGCAAATGGCAACCGTTCGCGAAGGCGTTATGAAAAAAGCGATACTGAACCCCGAATATAAAGGCGAAGTAGTCCGTCATGACGTAAAGAATTATGTAGCCGACACGGATTATGTAGTAAAAGTGATCGAACGTCACGTTGAAAAGGCGAAAAACAACCTGAAAGGCTCTCCGATCATCATATCCGGTGGCTACGGAGTAGGCTCCAAGGAGAATTTCGACCTGTTGTTCGACCTTGCCAAAGTACTCAATGCCGAAGTTGGTGCCAGCCGTGCAGCTGTTGACGCAGGCTTCATCGATCATGACCGCCAGATCGGACAAACAGGTGTTACCGTTCGTCCGAAACTTTATATCGCTTGCGGTATCTCCGGTCAGATCCAGCACATTGCCGGTATGCAGGAGAGTGGTATCATCATCTCTATCAACAACGACCCGGAAGCTCCGATCAATAAGATTGCAGATTACGTGATTAACGGAACTATCGAAGAGGTTGTGCCGAAGATGATTAAGTATTATAAACAGAATAGTAAGTAA
- a CDS encoding electron transfer flavoprotein subunit beta/FixA family protein, whose amino-acid sequence MSLKIVVLAKQVPDTRNVGKDAMKADGTINRAALPAIFNPEDLNALEQALRLKDAHPGSTVTILTMGPGRAADIIREGLFRGADNGYLLTDRAFAGADTLATSYALATAIRKIGEYDIIIGGRQAIDGDTAQVGPQVAEKLGLTQITYAEEILKVADGHITVKRHIDGGIETVEGPLPIVITVNGSAAPCRPRNAKLVQKYKHAKTVTEKQQGNLDYTDLYDTRDYLNLVEWSVADVNGDLAQCGLSGSPTKVKAIQNIVFQAKESKTISGSDHDVENLIVELLANHTIG is encoded by the coding sequence ATGAGTTTGAAAATTGTTGTATTGGCAAAACAAGTTCCCGACACACGTAATGTTGGGAAAGATGCCATGAAAGCCGACGGAACTATTAACCGTGCGGCACTCCCTGCCATCTTCAATCCCGAAGACCTGAATGCTCTTGAACAGGCTCTCCGACTGAAAGATGCCCATCCAGGCTCAACCGTTACCATTCTTACTATGGGACCGGGTCGCGCAGCCGACATTATTCGTGAAGGACTTTTCCGTGGTGCCGACAACGGTTATCTTCTGACAGACCGCGCTTTCGCAGGTGCCGACACGCTGGCTACTTCATACGCTTTGGCAACAGCTATCCGCAAGATCGGTGAGTATGACATCATCATCGGTGGCCGTCAGGCTATCGACGGAGATACGGCACAGGTAGGTCCGCAGGTTGCAGAAAAATTAGGTCTGACCCAAATTACATATGCCGAAGAGATTCTGAAAGTTGCCGATGGACATATTACCGTAAAACGTCATATCGACGGAGGTATAGAGACTGTCGAAGGTCCGTTGCCCATCGTAATCACCGTAAACGGAAGTGCAGCCCCCTGCCGTCCGCGCAATGCGAAACTGGTACAGAAGTACAAACACGCCAAGACCGTTACCGAAAAACAACAAGGTAACTTGGACTATACGGACCTGTATGATACCCGAGACTATCTGAACCTCGTTGAATGGAGTGTAGCCGATGTAAACGGTGATCTAGCACAATGCGGTTTGTCTGGTTCGCCCACCAAAGTGAAAGCCATACAAAACATCGTGTTCCAGGCAAAAGAGAGCAAAACCATCAGTGGCAGTGACCATGATGTAGAGAACCTGATTGTCGAACTGTTAGCTAACCATACTATCGGATAA
- a CDS encoding acyl-CoA dehydrogenase family protein, giving the protein MANFYLDTPELKHHLNHPLMKRIVELKERNYTDKEKFDYAPIDFEDAMDSYDKVLEIVGEICGDIIAPNAEGVDHEGPVCANNRVTYAEGTARNLEACRKAGLMGMAMPRRFGGLNFPITPYIMAADIVSRSDAGFENLWGLQDCAETIYEFANEDQRKRYITRVCEGETMSMDLTEPDAGSDLQAVMLKATYSEKDECWYLNGVKRFITNGDSDIHLVLARSEEGTHDGRGLSMFIYDKRNGGVNVRRIENKMGIKGSPTCELVFKNAKAELCGDRKLGLIKYVMALMNGARLGIAAQSVGISQAAYNEALDYAKDRKQFGKAIIEFPAVAEILSLMKAKLDASRALLYETARYVDIYKALDDISKERKLTPEERAEQKTFAKLADAFTPLAKGIGSEFANQNAYDCIQIHGGSGFMKDYACERIYRDARITSIYEGTTQLQVVAAIRYVTTGAYLNRIKEYEALSVAPDMEGLQNRLKEMASKYAACVAQITETKDQELLDFCARRLVEMAAYTIMGHLLVQDASKNPELFGTSAQVFVRYAESEVEKHINFIRKFDKDDLAYYRK; this is encoded by the coding sequence ATGGCTAACTTTTATTTAGATACCCCGGAACTCAAGCATCACTTGAACCATCCGTTAATGAAGAGAATCGTTGAGCTGAAAGAGCGCAACTATACTGATAAAGAAAAATTCGATTACGCACCGATAGACTTTGAAGACGCTATGGACAGCTACGACAAAGTTCTGGAGATTGTCGGTGAAATCTGTGGCGATATCATAGCTCCTAATGCCGAAGGCGTTGATCACGAAGGTCCGGTTTGTGCCAACAACCGTGTGACTTATGCTGAAGGAACTGCCCGCAACTTGGAAGCTTGCCGTAAAGCAGGTCTGATGGGTATGGCTATGCCCCGCCGTTTCGGTGGACTCAACTTCCCTATCACTCCGTATATCATGGCTGCCGATATCGTAAGCCGTAGTGATGCCGGTTTTGAAAACCTTTGGGGATTGCAGGACTGTGCAGAAACGATCTATGAATTTGCCAACGAAGACCAGAGGAAACGTTATATAACCCGTGTTTGCGAAGGTGAAACCATGTCTATGGATCTTACCGAACCGGATGCCGGTTCCGATCTTCAGGCTGTCATGCTGAAAGCAACTTACAGCGAAAAAGACGAATGCTGGTACCTGAACGGTGTGAAACGTTTCATCACGAATGGCGATTCGGATATCCACCTTGTTTTAGCACGTTCGGAAGAAGGTACACACGATGGCCGCGGACTATCCATGTTCATTTATGACAAGCGTAACGGAGGTGTGAATGTTCGCCGTATCGAGAATAAAATGGGTATCAAAGGCTCTCCTACCTGCGAATTGGTATTCAAGAATGCAAAAGCAGAACTTTGCGGTGACCGTAAACTGGGATTGATCAAATACGTAATGGCCTTGATGAACGGTGCCCGTCTGGGTATTGCCGCTCAGTCGGTTGGTATCTCGCAGGCTGCCTACAATGAAGCATTGGATTATGCCAAAGACCGTAAGCAGTTCGGCAAAGCTATCATTGAGTTCCCGGCAGTTGCCGAAATCCTTTCCTTGATGAAAGCCAAATTGGATGCTTCACGTGCCCTGTTGTACGAGACTGCCCGATATGTAGACATCTACAAAGCATTGGATGATATTTCAAAAGAGCGTAAACTGACTCCTGAAGAACGTGCCGAACAGAAGACGTTTGCTAAACTGGCAGATGCTTTCACTCCGTTGGCAAAAGGTATAGGAAGTGAATTCGCCAATCAGAATGCTTATGATTGTATACAGATTCACGGTGGTTCAGGTTTCATGAAAGATTATGCCTGCGAACGTATCTATCGCGATGCGCGTATCACATCCATCTACGAAGGTACTACCCAGTTGCAAGTAGTAGCTGCCATCCGTTATGTGACAACAGGTGCTTATCTCAACCGTATTAAGGAATACGAAGCTCTGTCGGTAGCTCCCGATATGGAAGGGTTGCAAAACCGTTTGAAGGAAATGGCAAGCAAATATGCTGCATGTGTCGCCCAAATCACAGAAACGAAAGATCAGGAATTGCTTGACTTTTGCGCACGTCGCCTGGTAGAAATGGCAGCATATACTATCATGGGACATCTGCTGGTACAAGATGCTTCCAAGAACCCGGAATTATTCGGAACTTCAGCACAGGTATTTGTACGTTATGCAGAAAGCGAAGTAGAAAAGCATATCAACTTTATTCGTAAGTTCGATAAGGACGATTTGGCATATTACAGAAAATAA
- a CDS encoding aminopeptidase C → MKKTILIAAALCLGSLSMMAQEEPKEEGFVFTTVKENPITSIKNQNRSSTCWSFSSLGFLESELLRKGKGEHDLSEMFVVHHTMTDRARNYVRYHGSSSFSPGGSFYDIMYCLKNYGLVPQEAMEGIMYGDTLPVHNELDAVAEAYVNAIAKGRLTKLSPVWQNGISAIYDTYLGKCPEKFTYKGKEYTPKSYAESLGLNPDDYVSLTSFTHHPFYTQFAIEIEDNWRNGLSWNLPIDELMAVMDNAVKNGYTFAWGSDVSEQGFTRDGVAVMPDAAKGAELTGSDMARWTGLSATDKRKELTSRPLPEIEVTQEMRQTAFDNWETTDDHGMVIYGIAKDQNGKEYFMVKNSWGPSGKYKGIWYASKPFVAYKTMNILVHKDALPKDIAKKLNLK, encoded by the coding sequence ATGAAAAAGACAATTCTCATTGCAGCAGCACTCTGTCTTGGTAGCTTGAGCATGATGGCTCAGGAAGAACCGAAAGAAGAGGGCTTTGTTTTCACTACAGTTAAGGAGAATCCGATCACCTCAATCAAGAACCAGAACCGTTCTAGTACGTGCTGGAGCTTTTCAAGCCTTGGGTTCCTTGAATCGGAATTGCTCAGAAAGGGAAAAGGAGAACACGATCTATCTGAAATGTTCGTAGTTCACCACACCATGACGGATCGTGCCCGCAATTATGTGCGTTATCATGGTTCAAGTTCTTTCTCACCGGGCGGAAGTTTCTATGACATCATGTATTGTTTGAAAAATTACGGACTCGTACCGCAGGAAGCAATGGAAGGTATCATGTATGGTGACACACTTCCCGTACACAACGAATTGGACGCAGTTGCCGAAGCTTATGTAAACGCGATTGCCAAAGGCAGACTGACTAAACTTTCTCCGGTTTGGCAAAACGGAATCAGTGCCATCTATGATACTTATCTGGGAAAATGTCCCGAGAAGTTCACTTATAAAGGAAAAGAATACACTCCGAAAAGTTATGCAGAATCATTGGGACTGAACCCGGATGATTATGTATCCCTGACCTCGTTCACTCACCATCCGTTCTATACGCAGTTTGCTATCGAAATCGAAGATAACTGGCGCAACGGCTTGTCATGGAATCTTCCGATAGACGAATTGATGGCCGTCATGGACAATGCCGTGAAAAACGGGTACACATTTGCCTGGGGAAGCGATGTCAGCGAACAGGGATTCACCCGTGACGGTGTAGCCGTTATGCCTGATGCCGCCAAAGGTGCAGAGCTAACGGGCTCGGACATGGCTCGTTGGACCGGCCTTTCTGCAACAGACAAACGTAAAGAGCTGACTTCACGTCCTCTGCCGGAAATCGAAGTGACTCAGGAAATGCGACAAACGGCTTTTGACAACTGGGAAACTACAGATGACCACGGAATGGTAATTTACGGCATCGCTAAAGACCAGAACGGCAAAGAGTACTTCATGGTAAAGAATTCATGGGGACCGAGCGGAAAATACAAAGGTATATGGTATGCTTCCAAACCTTTCGTAGCATACAAAACGATGAATATCTTAGTTCACAAAGACGCACTGCCCAAAGACATCGCCAAGAAATTGAACTTGAAATAA
- a CDS encoding transporter — MKRQIVLAFALICPFLLYAQEVFINADFVSNYMWRGIKCGSASVQPTLGVTAGGFTISAWGSTEFSDKNNEIDLTLEYEYKRLRLIINNVFYQGEGETFKYFNYQAHSTNHTFEFGAEYAISERFPLTAAWYTIFAGNDYRENGKRAWSSYCQLSYPFNVKDIELSIEAGFTPWDGTYADKFNVNNIALKASKALQITDRFSFPLFGKVGFNPYESTAYFVVGISL, encoded by the coding sequence ATGAAAAGACAAATAGTACTCGCATTCGCACTTATTTGCCCATTCCTGTTATATGCACAAGAAGTTTTTATCAATGCCGATTTCGTCAGTAATTATATGTGGCGCGGAATAAAATGCGGCAGTGCTTCCGTGCAACCGACCCTTGGAGTTACTGCAGGAGGGTTTACCATTTCCGCATGGGGTTCTACAGAATTCAGCGATAAAAACAATGAAATTGACCTGACACTGGAATATGAATACAAAAGATTAAGGCTCATAATCAACAACGTATTCTACCAAGGTGAAGGAGAAACATTCAAATATTTCAACTACCAAGCCCACAGCACCAACCACACGTTTGAATTTGGAGCCGAATATGCCATAAGCGAACGGTTCCCACTGACTGCCGCCTGGTATACTATTTTTGCCGGAAACGATTACCGGGAAAACGGAAAGCGTGCCTGGTCGAGCTATTGCCAACTCTCCTATCCTTTCAACGTAAAAGACATCGAACTGAGCATCGAAGCCGGATTCACTCCGTGGGACGGTACGTATGCCGACAAGTTCAATGTGAACAACATCGCTTTGAAAGCCTCAAAAGCCCTCCAAATTACCGACCGTTTCTCGTTCCCCCTGTTCGGAAAAGTCGGTTTCAATCCCTATGAGAGTACAGCCTATTTTGTGGTAGGGATCTCTCTGTAA
- a CDS encoding cation:proton antiporter, producing the protein MPKARKNYTIYVLMLIIFGGLIYFAIEEGSRFAHYTPVDAGVQATPFEMFCQFMQDNLHHPLSVLLIQVIAVLIMVRLFGYLFKYIGQPGVIGEIVAGIVLGPSVLGYFFPDAFHFLFPSESLTNLELLSQVGLVLFMFVIGMELDFRVLKNKINETLVISHAGILVPFFLGVVASYWIYEEYASGQTPFIPFALFIGISMSITAFPVLARIIQERNMTKTPIGTLAIASAANDDVTAWCLLAVVIAIAKAGTFASALYTIGLTAVYITVMFLVVRPFLKKVGAVYANQEVINKSFVAFILLILIISSTVTEIIGIHALFGAFMAGVVMPSNLGFRKVMMEKVEDIALVFFLPLFFAFTGLRTEIGLINSPGLWGVCLLLVTVAVVGKLGGCAIASRLVGESWKDSLTVGTLMNTRGLMELVALNIGYEMGVLPPSIFVILVIMALVTTFMTTPILHFVDRFFAHREEKLSLKRKLIFFFGRPESGRSLLSVYYLLFGQELKKEQVIAAHYTVGADVNPLNAEQYARESFAMLRHRAAELGLRVDTRYGVTDKLVQEIVQFVRREQPRMLLLGAGSRYRAETVPGTGNISWLSLFRDKIEEVREQVKCPVAVLIDRNYEEGLPVTFVLDEPQDDFMTVYLEQIVAHGTNVDLIRVPRIIEEIGRRKLLVMSHRVYAELYKDEELFRHLPSMLVINK; encoded by the coding sequence ATGCCCAAAGCCAGAAAGAACTATACCATTTACGTCCTCATGCTGATCATCTTCGGAGGACTTATTTATTTTGCCATCGAAGAAGGTAGCCGGTTTGCACATTATACACCTGTAGATGCGGGAGTACAGGCCACCCCCTTCGAAATGTTCTGTCAGTTTATGCAGGATAACCTGCATCACCCTTTGAGCGTTTTGTTGATTCAGGTGATTGCCGTACTGATTATGGTGCGGCTGTTCGGCTATCTTTTTAAATACATCGGACAGCCCGGAGTAATAGGGGAGATAGTGGCAGGTATAGTCTTGGGCCCTTCTGTACTTGGATATTTCTTTCCCGATGCCTTCCATTTTCTTTTCCCTTCGGAATCGTTGACAAATCTGGAGTTACTCAGTCAGGTGGGGCTTGTGCTGTTTATGTTCGTCATCGGTATGGAGCTTGATTTCAGGGTGTTGAAAAATAAGATAAATGAAACCCTGGTCATCAGTCATGCCGGTATTCTGGTACCTTTCTTTCTGGGAGTGGTAGCTTCCTATTGGATTTATGAAGAATATGCTTCGGGACAGACGCCTTTTATTCCTTTTGCGCTTTTCATAGGTATTTCGATGAGTATCACTGCATTCCCTGTGCTGGCACGTATCATTCAGGAACGCAATATGACGAAGACTCCCATTGGGACGCTTGCCATTGCTTCAGCGGCCAATGACGATGTGACGGCTTGGTGTTTGCTTGCGGTGGTTATTGCCATAGCCAAAGCGGGAACGTTTGCCAGTGCGCTGTATACCATAGGATTGACAGCAGTATATATAACGGTCATGTTTTTAGTAGTGCGACCTTTTCTTAAAAAGGTCGGTGCGGTGTATGCCAATCAGGAAGTGATAAATAAATCCTTTGTTGCTTTTATCCTGCTTATTCTCATCATTTCGTCCACAGTAACCGAGATCATTGGTATCCATGCTCTGTTCGGTGCGTTTATGGCGGGAGTGGTGATGCCGTCTAATCTGGGATTCCGTAAGGTAATGATGGAGAAGGTGGAGGATATTGCTTTGGTGTTTTTCCTGCCCCTGTTCTTTGCTTTCACGGGGTTGCGCACTGAAATCGGTCTGATCAATAGTCCCGGACTATGGGGCGTTTGTCTGTTGTTGGTTACTGTAGCCGTAGTCGGTAAGCTTGGTGGATGTGCCATTGCTTCCCGTCTGGTCGGTGAATCGTGGAAGGATAGTCTGACGGTAGGTACATTGATGAATACCCGGGGATTGATGGAACTGGTAGCATTGAATATCGGTTACGAGATGGGAGTGTTACCTCCTTCTATCTTTGTGATATTGGTCATAATGGCATTGGTAACTACTTTTATGACAACACCGATACTACATTTTGTCGATCGTTTTTTCGCACATCGCGAAGAAAAGCTATCTTTGAAGCGCAAACTGATTTTCTTTTTTGGCCGCCCTGAATCGGGGAGAAGCTTGTTGTCTGTTTACTATCTATTGTTTGGACAAGAGTTAAAAAAAGAGCAAGTCATTGCTGCACACTATACGGTGGGAGCGGATGTCAACCCGTTGAATGCCGAACAGTATGCCCGTGAAAGTTTTGCTATGCTTCGACATCGGGCTGCGGAACTGGGTTTGCGGGTGGATACACGTTACGGTGTCACTGACAAATTGGTACAGGAGATTGTCCAGTTTGTCCGGCGTGAACAACCCAGGATGCTTTTATTGGGAGCCGGAAGCCGTTATCGTGCGGAAACCGTTCCCGGTACGGGAAACATTTCATGGCTATCATTGTTTCGTGATAAGATAGAAGAGGTGAGGGAACAGGTGAAGTGTCCCGTGGCTGTGCTTATCGACCGGAATTATGAAGAAGGATTGCCCGTCACTTTCGTGCTGGATGAACCTCAGGACGACTTTATGACGGTTTATCTGGAACAGATAGTAGCCCATGGGACTAATGTCGATCTTATACGGGTACCGAGAATCATAGAAGAGATAGGCAGGCGGAAATTGCTGGTAATGAGTCACCGGGTTTATGCAGAACTTTATAAGGATGAAGAGTTGTTCCGGCACCTTCCTTCGATGCTGGTAATTAATAAGTAG
- a CDS encoding patatin-like phospholipase family protein, with protein sequence MIIDDQTGLVLEGGGMRGVFTCGVLDYLMDHDIRFPYAIGVSAGACNGLSYMSCQRGRAKYSNIDLLEKYNYIGLRYLLKKRNIIDFDLLFTEFPEHILPYDYDAYFASPERFVMVTTNCLTGEANYFEEKRDKTRVIDIARASSSLPFVCPIAYVDGIPMLDGGIVDSIPLQRAIHDGYKKNIVVLTRNRGYRKEGKDIHVPPFIYRKYPKIREALSRRCAVYNDQLEMVERMEDEKRIVVIRPQKPVMVDRIERDIRKLTKLYEEGYACAEEVLAVIGV encoded by the coding sequence ATGATAATTGATGATCAGACGGGGCTGGTTCTTGAGGGAGGAGGGATGCGCGGTGTATTCACCTGTGGCGTTCTCGATTACCTGATGGATCATGATATCCGTTTCCCTTATGCAATCGGTGTGTCTGCCGGTGCCTGTAACGGACTTTCATACATGTCCTGTCAACGTGGGCGTGCCAAATATAGTAATATCGACTTATTGGAAAAATACAATTATATCGGTCTTCGCTATTTGCTTAAGAAACGGAACATTATAGATTTTGATCTGCTTTTCACTGAGTTTCCCGAACATATCCTGCCATACGATTACGATGCCTATTTTGCCTCACCGGAACGTTTTGTGATGGTGACTACCAACTGCCTGACCGGAGAAGCCAATTATTTTGAAGAAAAACGTGATAAAACTCGTGTAATCGATATTGCCCGTGCCTCCAGCAGCCTTCCTTTTGTTTGCCCCATTGCCTATGTCGATGGAATTCCGATGCTGGATGGCGGCATTGTGGACAGTATTCCTTTGCAAAGGGCCATCCATGACGGATATAAAAAGAATATCGTGGTGTTGACTCGTAACCGTGGTTATCGCAAAGAAGGCAAAGATATTCATGTGCCTCCATTTATCTACCGGAAATATCCTAAAATTCGTGAAGCGCTGAGTCGTCGTTGCGCCGTTTACAACGATCAGCTCGAGATGGTGGAACGGATGGAGGATGAGAAGCGCATCGTTGTTATCCGTCCGCAAAAGCCTGTGATGGTAGATCGTATCGAGCGTGATATCCGTAAGTTGACCAAGCTTTATGAAGAAGGATATGCTTGTGCAGAGGAAGTCTTGGCTGTTATCGGAGTATAA
- a CDS encoding aldose 1-epimerase family protein — METISNSQLTLQTSSHGAELCSIVSGGKEYLWQADPAFWKRHSPVLFPIVGSVWNNEYRHEGITYNLSQHGFARDMDFELIQKNSDEVRYRLKDDEETLKKYPFPFCLEIGYRLNGNQIEVIWQVKNTGEKEMHFQIGAHPAFYYPDYHAESEERGFFGFDRTEGLKYILISEKGCADSDSEYPLLLTDGLLPLDIHTFDKDALIIENNQVQKVTLYNKEKQPYLSLNFNAPVVGLWSPPAKNAPFVCIEPWYGRCDRAYYDGEYKDKDWMQHLAPGEIFNGGYSISIE; from the coding sequence ATGGAAACCATTTCTAATTCCCAGCTTACTCTTCAGACCTCGTCACACGGAGCGGAACTTTGCAGCATCGTCTCCGGAGGGAAAGAATACTTATGGCAAGCAGACCCGGCATTCTGGAAACGCCATTCTCCGGTTCTATTTCCCATTGTCGGAAGTGTATGGAACAATGAATACCGGCATGAAGGAATCACTTACAACCTCAGCCAGCATGGTTTTGCCCGTGACATGGATTTTGAATTGATACAGAAGAATTCTGATGAAGTAAGATATCGCCTGAAGGACGATGAAGAGACATTAAAGAAATATCCTTTTCCATTCTGCCTGGAAATAGGTTATCGTCTGAACGGAAATCAAATTGAAGTAATCTGGCAAGTCAAAAACACAGGAGAAAAGGAAATGCATTTCCAAATAGGGGCGCATCCTGCTTTTTATTATCCCGACTACCATGCAGAAAGTGAAGAACGGGGATTTTTCGGATTCGATAGGACGGAAGGATTGAAATACATCCTTATCTCCGAAAAGGGATGTGCTGATTCCGATTCAGAATATCCTCTGTTATTGACAGACGGGTTGTTACCCCTGGATATACATACTTTCGACAAGGATGCCTTGATCATAGAAAATAACCAAGTACAAAAAGTCACCCTATATAATAAGGAGAAACAACCTTATCTAAGTTTAAACTTCAATGCTCCGGTAGTAGGATTATGGTCGCCCCCTGCCAAAAATGCACCATTCGTTTGCATCGAACCCTGGTACGGACGTTGCGACCGGGCATATTATGACGGGGAGTATAAAGACAAAGACTGGATGCAACATCTTGCTCCGGGAGAAATATTTAATGGAGGGTATTCGATTAGTATCGAATGA